GCAAAGGCCCTTGCGCACGCGGAGGCCGTCATTGTCGGCGCGGGCGCGGGCATGTCCGCCGCCGCGGGGCTGACCTACGACGGCGCGCGCTTTGAGGCGCTCTTCGGCGATTTCCGCGCCAAGTACGGCATCCAGGACATATATTCAGGCGGCTTTTACCCCTTTGCCACGCCAGAGGAATGCTGGGCGTGGTGGAGCCGGCACATTTACTACAACCGCTACGACCAGAACGCGGGCGCGCCCTACCTCCTGCTGCGAAAGCTGCTGGCGCAAAGGGCGTATTTTATCATTACTACCAACGTGGACCATCAGTTTCAGCTGGCCGGCTTTGATGCGGACCGCCTGTTCTGCACCCAGGGTGACTACGGCCTGTGGCAGTGCGTCAAGCCCTGCCATGACAAGACATACGACAACGAGGCTGCGGTGCGCCAGATGCTCGCCGCGCAGCGCGATATGCGCATCCCCTCCGCGCTGGTGCCGCGCTGCCCCGTCTGCGGCGGGCCGATGGCCATGAACCTGCGCTGCGACCTGCACTTTGTGGAGGATGCGCACTGGCACGCGTCGGCGCGCAGGTACGCGGATTTCCTGGGCAATCATGCGCAGGCGCGCGTCCTCTATTTGGAGCTGGGCGTAGGCGGCAACACGCCGGGCATCATCAAGTACCCCTTTTGGCAGATGACGCTGGCCAACCCACGCGCCACATACGCCTGCATCAATTTGGGCGAGGCCTGCTGCCCCGACGAGATCGCGCAGCAGGCCATCTGTCTGGACGCGGATATTGGCGATGTGCTGCGCGCGCTATGCGAAAGCGCGGGCTGAACGCCCGCTGGCAGGCGCCATGCCGCAATGAGAACCCAACATGCGCGCCTCAGGGGCGATGTCTTGCGCCCGCGTTCCGTTGCCCTTAAAGTGTGCAGGAAGGCCCCGCTTTGGGCGCGCCGCGCTGCAGCCGCATCTGCGGCGGGCGTTGTTCGCAAGGTGCGCGTCCGGCAGCATGCCGGCAGCCTCAAACATAGCACACGCAGGCCGCTTCCTTTTGCGCGGTGCGGTGATAAACCACATTCGCATAGCCAAGAACCAGCGCTGTAACTACCTGCTCCCCGCGCGCCAGCCCGAGCATCCTGCGCAGCGCGCGGGAGCAGTTTGCGGCCATTGCGAAAAAGCCGCTGTAGAGCACCCCCAGGCCGCAGGCTTCCGCCATCAGCGCCATATGCGCTGCGGCAAGCGCGCCATCCACCTTGCTACGCGATACGATCGCAAGCGCAGCCGGCGCCCCTTTGAAAAAGAAATGCACGTCTATGTCGATCCGTCTTGCCGCGGGATTTACCAGCTTTGCCAGCGGGCGCAGCCGCCGGAACAGCCGCACCGCCCGCGCTTCAAAGCGGTCCATATCCTCTTTGAGCACAATAAACCTGCAATCCTGCGCGTTGCCGCCGGTTGGGGTCAGCCGCCCCGCCTCGATGATCTGATCGATGCTATACCTGCGGATGCTTCTGCGCGTCTTGATGGCGGCAAGCAGCTGGTCCGGATCCAATGTGGTGCGCTGTTGTATGGCTTCGGGCGGCGCATCAAAACCCGTGATCG
Above is a window of Maliibacterium massiliense DNA encoding:
- a CDS encoding Sir2 silent information regulator family NAD-dependent deacetylase is translated as MFSHKPMRTSTDACCAQIDRLAKALAHAEAVIVGAGAGMSAAAGLTYDGARFEALFGDFRAKYGIQDIYSGGFYPFATPEECWAWWSRHIYYNRYDQNAGAPYLLLRKLLAQRAYFIITTNVDHQFQLAGFDADRLFCTQGDYGLWQCVKPCHDKTYDNEAAVRQMLAAQRDMRIPSALVPRCPVCGGPMAMNLRCDLHFVEDAHWHASARRYADFLGNHAQARVLYLELGVGGNTPGIIKYPFWQMTLANPRATYACINLGEACCPDEIAQQAICLDADIGDVLRALCESAG
- a CDS encoding nitroreductase family protein, translating into MRNEHIIQIDPAKCVGRGLYTGDCPAGNLSLQRKKAEVIAQDCIKCGHCVAICPRAAVSITGFDAPPEAIQQRTTLDPDQLLAAIKTRRSIRRYSIDQIIEAGRLTPTGGNAQDCRFIVLKEDMDRFEARAVRLFRRLRPLAKLVNPAARRIDIDVHFFFKGAPAALAIVSRSKVDGALAAAHMALMAEACGLGVLYSGFFAMAANCSRALRRMLGLARGEQVVTALVLGYANVVYHRTAQKEAACVCYV